The following are from one region of the Vicinamibacterales bacterium genome:
- the truB gene encoding tRNA pseudouridine(55) synthase TruB encodes MLVDKPSGPTSHDVVAVVRRTLGMSRVGHTGTLDPLATGLLVMLIGPATRLARFLAADEKEYVADIRLGVATPTYDAASLADGVPDPIANRRFAEDDVMAVMDRFRGSYLQVPPPYSAKKVAGVAAYEKARRNQPVDLKPVRVTVQALDVLSPPVIANKPSSIGHRDLLRLRVAASAGFYVRSLAHEVGQALGCGAHLEQLRRTRVGRFSIDNALTLDRLAEHASAGLIPMNELLGEMPAIALTETGVRRVVHGNPVDLESSAGGNRAAVSRGTDAVPCFLRLLDEAGELLAVAEARPDGLLHPVVVLR; translated from the coding sequence TTGCTCGTCGACAAGCCGTCGGGCCCGACCTCTCATGACGTCGTCGCGGTGGTCCGCCGCACGCTCGGCATGTCACGGGTCGGGCATACGGGCACGCTCGATCCGCTGGCGACAGGCCTGCTCGTCATGCTGATCGGCCCGGCCACGCGGCTGGCCCGGTTTCTGGCGGCCGACGAGAAGGAGTACGTGGCCGACATCCGCCTGGGCGTGGCCACGCCCACCTACGACGCCGCGTCGCTGGCTGACGGCGTCCCCGACCCGATCGCCAATCGCCGATTCGCCGAAGACGATGTCATGGCGGTCATGGATCGATTCCGCGGCTCGTACCTCCAAGTGCCGCCCCCCTACTCGGCAAAGAAGGTCGCGGGGGTCGCGGCGTACGAGAAGGCGCGCCGGAATCAACCCGTCGATCTCAAGCCCGTGCGGGTGACGGTACAGGCGCTCGACGTCCTCAGTCCACCGGTCATCGCCAATAAGCCATCGTCGATCGGGCATCGCGACCTTCTCCGCCTGCGGGTCGCCGCCAGTGCCGGGTTCTACGTGCGTTCGCTGGCGCATGAGGTGGGACAGGCGCTCGGTTGCGGTGCGCACCTGGAGCAACTGCGGCGAACGCGCGTTGGCCGGTTCTCGATCGACAACGCCCTGACGCTCGATCGACTGGCGGAGCACGCCTCGGCTGGGCTGATTCCCATGAACGAGCTTCTTGGGGAAATGCCCGCAATTGCTCTAACTGAAACGGGTGTCCGGCGGGTCGTCCATGGCAACCCGGTCGACCTCGAGTCTTCGGCGGGGGGCAACAGGGCCGCTGTCTCCCGGGGAACCGACGCGGTCCCCTGTTTTCTGCGGCTGCTCGACGAAGCTGGCGAGCTGCTGGCCGTGGCCGAAGCGCGGCCCGACGGGCTTTTGCATCCCGTCGTCGTCTTGAGGTAA
- the rbfA gene encoding 30S ribosome-binding factor RbfA, with amino-acid sequence MSANRPDRVAEAIRIELSELLAREVHDPGIGFITLTRVSMTPDLQLARVHYTSLGDEKAQRDTARALERAAPFLRRQLGGRIRLRRVPELTFHYDRSIAHTDRVEQILRDLKTEAQSRSEGATGPEEQSGAGTPESAGGSDGSKPPGKE; translated from the coding sequence GTGAGCGCCAATCGACCCGATCGGGTCGCAGAAGCCATACGGATCGAGCTGTCGGAGCTGCTCGCCCGGGAGGTCCACGATCCGGGCATCGGGTTCATCACGCTGACCCGCGTCTCGATGACCCCGGATCTGCAGCTGGCGCGCGTTCACTACACGTCGCTGGGAGACGAGAAGGCGCAGCGGGACACCGCCCGAGCGCTCGAGCGCGCCGCCCCCTTCCTCAGGCGGCAGCTCGGCGGGCGGATCCGTCTCCGCCGCGTCCCCGAGCTGACGTTCCACTACGATCGGTCGATCGCACACACCGATCGCGTCGAGCAGATCCTGCGGGACCTCAAGACGGAGGCCCAGTCGCGAAGCGAGGGAGCGACCGGGCCGGAAGAGCAGAGCGGGGCGGGGACACCCGAGTCCGCAGGTGGGTCCGACGGGTCGAAGCCCCCCGGTAAAGAATGA
- the nusA gene encoding transcription termination factor NusA: MQNPLLQQIDAIAKEKGVEPEIIIGAIQDAIEAAARKRYKNETLRARFNAETGQLELCAVKRIVEEVTDPPNQISLVEAQQLYGDEAEVDMEIEFPRPTEDLGRIAAQTAKQVIFQKVREAERENVYAEYSTRVGEVVSGVVKRFENGDIIMELGRIEAQLPRKEQSRAENYAVGDRVRAVIRGVNRSAKGPQIVLSRTDPALLIKLFEQEVPEIYDGTVVIRGAVRESGDRAKVAVYSRERDVDPVGACVGMKGTRVQSIIRELRGEKIDIVEWSDDAVQFVTQAISPAKVQRVSIVNDEDRVMEVVVEDKQLSLAIGKKGQNVRLAAKLTGWKIDIKSEEEKRKEVEAQFGALEIGGGLDAASAEAGSEEVAPEGAASEETAAVETAPEEAAAEAAPEEAAADETPAAAQEPAKAE, translated from the coding sequence ATGCAGAATCCACTGTTGCAGCAGATCGACGCCATTGCGAAGGAAAAGGGGGTCGAACCGGAGATCATCATCGGCGCGATCCAGGATGCCATCGAGGCGGCCGCGCGTAAGCGCTACAAGAACGAGACGCTGCGGGCCCGTTTCAACGCCGAGACCGGTCAGCTCGAGCTCTGCGCCGTCAAGCGCATTGTCGAAGAAGTGACTGATCCGCCCAACCAGATCTCCCTGGTCGAAGCGCAGCAGCTCTACGGCGACGAGGCCGAAGTGGACATGGAGATCGAATTTCCGCGCCCGACCGAGGACCTCGGCCGCATTGCCGCGCAGACGGCCAAGCAGGTGATCTTCCAGAAGGTGCGCGAAGCGGAGCGCGAGAACGTCTACGCCGAGTACAGCACCCGCGTCGGCGAGGTGGTCAGCGGGGTGGTCAAGCGCTTCGAGAACGGCGACATCATCATGGAGCTCGGCCGCATCGAGGCGCAGCTGCCGCGCAAGGAGCAGTCGCGCGCCGAGAACTATGCGGTCGGCGACCGCGTGCGCGCCGTCATCCGCGGCGTGAACCGCAGCGCCAAGGGTCCGCAAATCGTGCTGTCGCGCACCGATCCGGCGCTGCTCATCAAGCTCTTCGAGCAGGAAGTGCCGGAGATCTACGACGGCACGGTGGTGATCCGCGGCGCCGTACGGGAGTCCGGCGACCGCGCCAAGGTCGCGGTCTACTCACGCGAGCGCGACGTCGACCCGGTCGGCGCCTGCGTCGGCATGAAGGGCACGCGCGTACAGTCGATCATCCGCGAGCTGCGCGGCGAAAAGATCGACATCGTCGAGTGGTCCGACGACGCGGTCCAGTTCGTGACGCAGGCGATCAGCCCGGCCAAGGTCCAGCGCGTGTCGATCGTCAACGACGAAGACCGCGTCATGGAGGTCGTCGTCGAAGACAAGCAGCTGTCGCTGGCGATCGGCAAGAAGGGGCAGAACGTCCGGCTGGCGGCGAAGCTGACCGGCTGGAAGATCGACATCAAGAGCGAAGAAGAAAAGCGCAAGGAAGTGGAAGCGCAGTTCGGCGCGCTTGAAATCGGAGGCGGCCTCGACGCGGCGTCCGCCGAAGCCGGATCCGAGGAGGTAGCGCCCGAGGGCGCGGCGTCGGAGGAAACGGCGGCGGTAGAAACGGCGCCGGAGGAAGCGGCGGCAGAAGCGGCGCCCGAGGAAGCGGCGGCGGATGAGACGCCGGCCGCCGCACAGGAGCCGGCGAAGGCGGAGTGA
- a CDS encoding bifunctional oligoribonuclease/PAP phosphatase NrnA codes for MNTPKTAIAEAIHARTRFLITSHAKPDGDSIGSQLAMAYALEVLGKDVRIVNADPAPQHYMEFPGLERIEVSRTFQERSGRREDEALIVMESSDLNRTGVAGLEGRFTVNIDHHQGNRLYGDLNWIDESSAACGEMVFALIEALGVPLTIEIATHVYLAVLTDTGSFHYANITPTTFDICRRCTEAGVNPAAMARRIFDQNSIGKLKLIGALLAAMDLLDGGQLAAMYLNDDILNATGTTYNDTEGLINLPLTSRETRAVVFFKVGADGDIHVSMRSKYDVDVREVAARHGGGGHKNAAGFKVRGPLSAIRAGVVQEVTEAIALGVQLRP; via the coding sequence ATGAACACTCCGAAGACGGCAATCGCCGAGGCGATTCACGCCCGCACCCGTTTCCTGATCACCTCGCACGCCAAACCCGACGGCGATTCCATCGGCTCGCAGCTGGCGATGGCCTACGCGCTCGAGGTGCTCGGCAAGGACGTCCGGATCGTCAACGCCGATCCGGCGCCCCAGCACTACATGGAATTCCCGGGCCTGGAGCGGATCGAGGTGTCGCGCACCTTCCAGGAACGTTCCGGGCGCCGCGAGGACGAAGCCTTGATCGTCATGGAGTCGAGCGACTTGAATCGCACCGGCGTCGCCGGACTCGAGGGCCGCTTCACGGTCAACATCGATCACCACCAGGGCAACAGGCTCTACGGCGATCTCAACTGGATCGATGAGTCGTCAGCCGCCTGCGGCGAGATGGTGTTCGCGCTGATCGAGGCGCTCGGCGTACCGTTGACCATCGAGATCGCGACCCACGTCTATCTGGCGGTGCTCACCGACACCGGGTCGTTTCACTACGCCAACATCACCCCGACGACCTTCGACATCTGCCGCCGGTGCACCGAGGCCGGGGTCAACCCCGCGGCAATGGCGAGGCGGATCTTCGATCAGAACAGCATCGGCAAGCTGAAGCTGATCGGCGCATTGCTCGCCGCGATGGATCTGCTCGACGGTGGACAGCTCGCGGCGATGTACCTCAACGACGACATCCTCAACGCGACCGGGACCACCTATAACGACACCGAAGGGCTGATCAACCTGCCGCTGACGTCCCGGGAGACCCGCGCGGTGGTGTTCTTCAAGGTGGGCGCCGACGGCGACATCCACGTCAGCATGCGGTCGAAGTACGACGTCGACGTCCGCGAGGTCGCCGCCCGCCACGGCGGCGGCGGGCACAAGAACGCCGCAGGATTCAAGGTGCGAGGCCCATTGAGCGCGATTCGCGCGGGCGTCGTTCAGGAAGTGACGGAGGCCATCGCGCTGGGCGTCCAGCTGAGGCCGTAG
- a CDS encoding cupredoxin domain-containing protein yields the protein MRTRQWMALGTFTASVLLLVSIAAKGVDAQDQGQVREFTIVGDQYAFSPAVLQVNRNDVVKITFSARDIPHSLTIDGPYRISKRAGAGQTVTFEFRADQPGQFPFYCNLTQDPKCKEMKGNLTVR from the coding sequence ATGCGCACACGCCAGTGGATGGCGTTGGGGACGTTCACCGCGTCGGTCCTGCTTCTCGTCTCGATCGCCGCGAAGGGGGTCGATGCCCAGGATCAAGGACAGGTGCGCGAGTTCACCATCGTCGGAGATCAGTACGCGTTCAGCCCGGCCGTGCTCCAAGTGAACCGCAACGACGTCGTGAAGATCACCTTCTCGGCGCGCGACATCCCGCACAGCCTCACGATCGACGGTCCGTATCGCATCTCAAAGCGCGCCGGCGCCGGTCAGACCGTCACATTCGAATTCCGCGCCGACCAGCCCGGGCAATTCCCTTTCTATTGCAACCTCACACAGGACCCCAAGTGCAAAGAAATGAAGGGAAACCTGACCGTCCGCTAG
- the pnp gene encoding polyribonucleotide nucleotidyltransferase codes for MYTRDISVGGRTISIETGRLAKQADGAVLVRSGDTVVLVTACAAANPREGIDFLPLTVDYKENTYASGRIPGGFFKREGKPTEKEVLTSRLIDRPIRPLFPSGWRHETQIIALVVSADGESDSDVLAITGASAALALSGIPFTRTIAGVRVGLVDGQFVINPTFEQRRNSRLDLIVAGTSDGIVMVEAGAKEVGEEELVQALDTAHKAIKDLVVGIETLAKQAGKTKKTLAVKEIDPAFKKDVHGRAYEKLAAAMRIHDKLENYATIDKVLEGLVASYPEDAAEARGHAKSVFKELKEQVMRDEALERGKRLDGRKFDEIRPITIEVGALPRTHGSAVFTRGETQALVTATLGTADDQQKIETMDGEVWKRFMLHYNFPPFSVGEVGRFTGPGRREIGHGALAERSLVNMLPAEDTFPYTVRIVSDILESNGSSSMASVCGGSLAMMDAGVPLKAAVAGVAMGLIMDEQSGRYAVLSDIAGAEDHYGDMDFKVAGTRDGITALQMDIKVGGITMEVMRKALQQAKDGRFFILDKMEAALKTPRSDVSRHAPRIVTIKIPVDKIRDVIGPGGKMIRSIIERTGVKIDVEDNGTVNVASADEASAAKAIGIIQELTATPELNKSYMGKVQRITDFGAFVEIMPGLDGLLHVSEIAHHRVKDVRDEMKEGDQVMVKVINIDPSGKIRLSRKALLPVPDRDAKEPAQKQ; via the coding sequence ATGTACACACGCGACATCTCCGTCGGCGGACGCACGATCTCGATCGAGACCGGCCGCCTCGCCAAACAGGCCGACGGCGCCGTGCTCGTCCGCTCGGGCGACACCGTCGTCCTCGTCACCGCCTGCGCGGCCGCCAACCCCCGCGAAGGCATCGACTTCCTCCCGCTGACCGTCGACTACAAGGAAAACACCTACGCCTCGGGACGCATCCCCGGCGGATTCTTCAAGCGTGAGGGAAAGCCGACCGAGAAGGAAGTTCTCACCAGCCGGCTGATCGACCGCCCCATCCGACCGCTGTTTCCCTCCGGCTGGCGTCACGAGACGCAGATCATCGCGCTGGTGGTGTCGGCCGACGGCGAGAGCGACTCGGATGTGCTGGCCATCACGGGCGCCTCCGCGGCGCTCGCTCTTTCGGGAATTCCCTTCACGCGGACGATTGCCGGCGTTCGCGTTGGCCTTGTCGACGGCCAGTTCGTCATCAACCCGACCTTCGAGCAGCGCCGCAACAGCCGCCTCGACCTCATCGTTGCGGGGACGAGTGACGGCATCGTGATGGTGGAAGCCGGCGCGAAGGAAGTCGGCGAAGAGGAGTTGGTCCAGGCCCTCGATACCGCCCACAAGGCCATCAAGGACCTCGTCGTCGGCATCGAGACGCTCGCCAAGCAGGCCGGCAAGACCAAGAAGACCCTCGCGGTCAAGGAGATCGATCCGGCGTTCAAGAAGGACGTGCACGGCCGGGCCTACGAGAAGCTCGCCGCCGCCATGCGGATCCACGACAAGCTCGAGAACTACGCGACGATCGACAAGGTGCTCGAAGGGCTGGTCGCCAGCTATCCCGAGGACGCGGCAGAGGCGCGCGGCCACGCCAAGTCGGTGTTCAAAGAGCTGAAGGAACAGGTCATGCGCGACGAGGCCCTTGAGCGCGGCAAGCGTCTCGACGGCCGCAAGTTCGACGAGATCCGTCCGATCACGATCGAAGTCGGCGCCCTGCCCCGCACCCACGGCTCGGCGGTCTTCACGCGTGGCGAGACGCAGGCGCTCGTCACCGCCACGCTCGGCACGGCCGACGACCAGCAGAAGATCGAGACGATGGACGGCGAAGTGTGGAAGCGGTTCATGCTCCACTACAACTTCCCGCCCTTCTCGGTGGGTGAGGTCGGACGGTTCACCGGACCCGGACGCCGCGAGATCGGCCACGGCGCGCTCGCCGAGCGCTCGCTCGTCAACATGCTGCCGGCTGAAGACACGTTCCCCTATACCGTCCGCATCGTCTCCGACATCCTCGAGTCGAACGGCTCGTCGTCGATGGCCTCGGTGTGCGGCGGATCGCTCGCGATGATGGACGCCGGCGTACCGCTCAAGGCGGCCGTCGCCGGCGTGGCGATGGGCCTGATCATGGACGAGCAGTCGGGGCGCTACGCGGTGCTGAGCGACATCGCCGGCGCCGAGGATCACTACGGCGACATGGACTTCAAGGTCGCCGGCACCCGCGATGGCATCACCGCCCTGCAGATGGACATCAAGGTCGGCGGCATCACGATGGAAGTGATGCGCAAGGCGCTGCAGCAGGCGAAGGACGGCCGGTTCTTCATCCTCGACAAGATGGAGGCCGCACTGAAGACGCCGCGATCGGACGTGTCGCGGCACGCGCCGCGCATCGTGACGATCAAGATTCCGGTCGACAAGATCCGCGACGTCATCGGCCCGGGGGGCAAGATGATCCGCAGCATCATCGAGCGCACCGGCGTGAAGATCGACGTCGAGGACAACGGCACGGTCAACGTCGCCAGCGCCGACGAAGCGTCGGCCGCCAAGGCGATCGGCATCATTCAGGAGCTGACCGCCACGCCGGAGCTGAACAAGAGCTACATGGGCAAGGTCCAGCGGATCACCGACTTTGGTGCATTCGTCGAGATCATGCCTGGGCTCGACGGGCTGCTCCATGTGTCCGAGATCGCACATCATCGGGTCAAGGACGTCCGCGACGAGATGAAGGAAGGGGATCAGGTGATGGTCAAGGTCATCAATATCGATCCTTCCGGAAAGATCCGGCTCAGCCGGAAGGCACTCCTCCCCGTGCCTGACCGGGACGCCAAGGAACCGGCGCAGAAACAGTAA
- a CDS encoding LysR family transcriptional regulator translates to MDLRQLEIVRAIAETGSFTAAGARLHVSQSAISRQILLLEEEFHERLFVRLGRRVQITAAGEALLQLSHRVFNDIRDTSASITDRQKVLSGTLNIVGGMTVCLYVFPPLLREFRKHHPQVEIKVATGGTQRLMRRVRNGQADLALLTLPVDDPALTSVPVIREELMLVMPANHPLANKDSVGVEALVGQPFIIFEQGSNTRRTLDEFFVREQIKPKIVTETENVEIIKSMVAAGLGVAIVPLQSVERETRGGSLKVARIRAQHLVRETGWVYRSNERVPRVVQEMMATLTRIAPQLQITIDKAS, encoded by the coding sequence ATGGACCTCCGACAGCTGGAAATCGTCCGGGCCATTGCCGAAACCGGATCGTTCACGGCCGCGGGCGCACGACTGCACGTGTCGCAGTCGGCGATCAGCAGGCAGATCCTCCTTCTCGAAGAAGAGTTCCACGAGCGGCTGTTCGTGCGCCTTGGACGCCGCGTGCAGATCACCGCGGCCGGCGAAGCGCTGCTCCAGCTCTCCCACCGCGTCTTCAACGACATCCGCGACACCTCGGCGAGCATCACCGATCGCCAGAAGGTCCTGAGCGGCACCCTCAACATCGTCGGCGGCATGACGGTGTGCCTGTACGTGTTCCCACCGCTGCTGCGCGAATTCCGCAAGCATCATCCGCAGGTCGAGATCAAGGTGGCGACGGGTGGCACGCAGCGGCTGATGCGCCGGGTGCGTAACGGCCAGGCTGATCTGGCGCTGCTGACACTGCCGGTCGACGACCCGGCGTTGACGAGCGTGCCGGTCATCCGCGAAGAGCTGATGCTGGTGATGCCGGCGAATCACCCGCTCGCGAACAAGGATTCGGTCGGCGTCGAGGCGCTGGTCGGGCAGCCGTTCATAATCTTCGAGCAGGGCTCGAACACCCGTCGGACGCTCGACGAGTTCTTTGTCCGCGAGCAGATCAAGCCGAAGATCGTCACCGAGACCGAGAACGTCGAGATCATCAAGTCGATGGTCGCGGCCGGGCTGGGCGTGGCGATCGTCCCGCTGCAATCGGTCGAACGCGAGACGCGCGGCGGCTCGCTCAAGGTCGCGCGCATCCGCGCCCAGCACCTGGTCCGCGAAACGGGCTGGGTCTACCGTTCGAACGAACGCGTCCCGCGGGTGGTGCAGGAGATGATGGCGACGCTGACGCGGATCGCGCCGCAGCTGCAGATCACGATCGACAAGGCGTCATGA
- the rpsO gene encoding 30S ribosomal protein S15, protein MVLSKDRKTEVIVTYATHQGDTGSPEVQVALLSERISYLTDHFKTHAKDHHSRRGLLKLVGQRRRLLDYLKRKDTDRYADLIKRLGIRK, encoded by the coding sequence ATTGTGTTGAGCAAGGACCGCAAGACCGAAGTCATTGTCACCTACGCGACCCACCAAGGCGACACCGGCTCCCCTGAAGTACAAGTAGCGCTCCTCAGCGAGCGCATCAGCTATTTAACCGACCATTTCAAGACCCACGCGAAGGATCATCACTCGCGCCGCGGCCTCCTGAAGCTGGTTGGACAGCGGCGCCGGCTGCTCGATTACCTCAAACGGAAGGATACGGACCGCTACGCGGACCTGATCAAGCGGCTCGGCATTCGCAAGTAA
- the rimP gene encoding ribosome maturation factor RimP, translating into MCFRGAFTPKAEEIVRLRRAAERVAASYGLEVFDVQVRRESIGTVLRVVIDRPDPGRVETIEESVGIEDCQRVSRDLSALLDVEDEFGEADLADEYTLEVSSPGLDRPLRHEADYRRFAGRLAKIVTTEPVERQSAFAGRIAAVEGGAVLLDEGRKTHRVPLDKIKRAHLDVEF; encoded by the coding sequence CGTCCGGCTGCGGCGGGCGGCCGAGCGGGTGGCCGCCAGCTACGGGCTCGAGGTGTTCGACGTGCAGGTGCGGCGCGAGTCGATCGGCACGGTGCTTCGGGTGGTGATCGATCGGCCGGATCCGGGTCGCGTCGAGACGATCGAGGAAAGCGTCGGGATCGAGGACTGTCAGCGCGTCAGCCGCGACCTGAGTGCGCTGCTCGACGTCGAAGACGAGTTCGGCGAGGCGGATCTCGCAGACGAGTACACACTGGAAGTTTCGTCGCCGGGGCTCGATCGACCGCTCCGGCACGAGGCGGACTACCGGCGCTTCGCCGGCCGGCTCGCCAAGATCGTGACCACGGAGCCGGTCGAGCGCCAGAGCGCGTTCGCGGGGCGGATTGCGGCGGTCGAGGGCGGCGCCGTGCTCCTGGACGAGGGACGAAAAACGCATCGGGTGCCGCTCGACAAGATCAAACGGGCGCACCTGGACGTGGAATTTTAG
- the infB gene encoding translation initiation factor IF-2 has product MATVRIYKVAELLNLSSQDVMTLLKKEHGIEVKSASSTIEEVVAREFVTKQARQRGLKVPSNASYADTPGAARPAFKKPGGKTAEPPKAAAPVMPAPRLVKTAKPAAPPAEFEALASSAPAAEPLAYEAAAAPTAEVVAPPPPPVAAPTPEPPAAATAAAAPVAEPAPAAPVVAPTPVEPAPSEVAPRAVEAPVAAPAAAAPTPVAARPPVAPAGRIVPPTLRLRVEDPKTGVAPPAPPRRPLLVRPPQPTTPPPAATGNLSKGTPGQQRPGGPGALRPGGPPRPGAFPRPQGPMGGPRPLPSQPVRPSQPGGLRPPVPGYRPPPPRPSAPRSGGPRRDPRPQAPMMTSTPPPPVTRTITLAEGMTVSDLAAKLDVKAKDVLKKLMEKGRMMTINSTVDNDTASAIAREFGADVKMQSFEEELLQVEAEDSKPEDLVTRAPVVTVMGHVDHGKTTLLDAIRETRVAEREAGGITQHIGAYAVNVGDRNVVFLDTPGHEAFTMMRARGARVTDVVILVVAADDGVMPQTREAIDHAKAAGVPILVAINKIDKANANPDRVKKELSDLGLVPEDWGGSTVTVQVSAKKRENIPALLEMILLVTELSELKANPKRNASGTVLEAKLDKGRGPVATVLVQDGTLRVGDMIIAGTIVGKIRALIDDRGKPIKLAPPATPVEVLGLGGLPSPGDTFQALEDAAKARQIAQYRQMQAKDKALGAKGARLTLESLQQQIAEGGMKELPIIIKADVQGSSEVLADTLTKLSDDRVKMRIIHSGVGAINESDVLLAAASGAIVIGFNVRPDRNAADVADREKVDIRLHSVIYAVTDEMKKAMTGLLEPTLKEVRIGAAQVRETFKVPKFGTIAGCMVTDGTIKRSGDTSARLLRDNVVIYEGKIGSLRRFKDDVSEVKAGFECGIGFEKYNDIKTGDVIEAFVVERVAATA; this is encoded by the coding sequence TTGGCAACTGTTCGCATTTATAAGGTCGCGGAGCTCCTCAACCTCTCGAGCCAGGACGTGATGACGCTCCTGAAAAAGGAGCACGGCATCGAGGTGAAGAGCGCATCGAGCACGATCGAAGAGGTCGTGGCGCGGGAGTTCGTCACCAAGCAGGCGCGGCAGCGGGGCCTGAAGGTGCCCTCGAACGCGTCGTATGCCGACACGCCTGGCGCCGCCCGTCCGGCGTTCAAGAAGCCTGGCGGCAAGACAGCGGAACCGCCAAAGGCGGCAGCACCGGTGATGCCGGCGCCACGCCTGGTGAAGACCGCCAAGCCGGCCGCGCCGCCCGCCGAATTCGAGGCCCTGGCGTCGTCCGCGCCCGCAGCAGAGCCCCTCGCGTACGAGGCGGCCGCCGCGCCGACGGCCGAAGTCGTCGCGCCGCCGCCGCCGCCCGTTGCCGCGCCGACACCGGAACCGCCGGCCGCCGCGACAGCCGCGGCCGCGCCGGTTGCCGAACCAGCGCCCGCCGCGCCGGTGGTCGCGCCCACGCCGGTCGAACCGGCGCCAAGCGAAGTGGCGCCGCGGGCCGTCGAAGCGCCAGTTGCAGCGCCTGCGGCCGCCGCGCCGACGCCGGTCGCCGCACGGCCTCCCGTCGCGCCAGCGGGCCGCATCGTGCCGCCGACGCTGCGACTGCGGGTGGAAGATCCCAAGACCGGTGTCGCGCCGCCGGCGCCGCCGCGGCGTCCATTGCTCGTTCGTCCGCCGCAGCCGACCACACCGCCGCCGGCCGCAACCGGCAACCTCTCGAAGGGGACGCCGGGACAACAGCGTCCGGGCGGTCCCGGCGCGCTGCGCCCCGGCGGTCCGCCGCGTCCCGGAGCGTTCCCGCGCCCGCAGGGGCCGATGGGCGGCCCGCGGCCGCTGCCGTCGCAGCCGGTCAGGCCCTCGCAACCGGGCGGACTCCGTCCGCCGGTCCCCGGCTATCGTCCGCCGCCGCCGCGCCCGTCGGCGCCGCGGTCGGGCGGGCCTCGCCGCGATCCGCGGCCGCAGGCGCCGATGATGACCAGCACGCCGCCACCGCCCGTGACGCGTACGATCACGCTGGCCGAGGGGATGACCGTCTCCGACCTCGCAGCGAAGCTCGACGTCAAGGCGAAGGACGTGCTGAAGAAGTTGATGGAAAAGGGTCGCATGATGACCATCAACAGCACGGTCGACAACGACACCGCTTCGGCGATCGCGCGCGAGTTCGGCGCCGACGTCAAGATGCAGTCGTTCGAGGAGGAGCTGCTGCAGGTCGAGGCCGAAGACAGCAAGCCCGAAGATCTGGTCACGCGCGCGCCCGTCGTCACCGTGATGGGCCACGTCGACCACGGCAAGACGACGCTGCTCGACGCGATCCGCGAGACCCGCGTCGCCGAGCGCGAAGCCGGCGGCATTACGCAGCACATCGGCGCCTATGCGGTGAACGTCGGCGACCGGAACGTGGTGTTCCTCGACACGCCGGGTCACGAAGCGTTCACGATGATGCGCGCCCGCGGCGCGCGCGTCACCGACGTCGTCATCCTGGTCGTCGCCGCCGACGACGGCGTCATGCCGCAGACGCGTGAAGCGATCGATCACGCCAAGGCGGCCGGCGTGCCGATCCTCGTCGCCATCAACAAGATCGACAAGGCCAACGCCAATCCCGATCGCGTCAAGAAGGAGCTGTCGGATCTCGGCCTGGTGCCGGAAGACTGGGGCGGCTCCACCGTCACCGTCCAGGTCTCGGCGAAAAAGCGCGAGAACATCCCGGCGCTCCTCGAGATGATCCTGCTGGTCACCGAGTTGAGCGAGCTCAAGGCCAACCCGAAGCGCAACGCGTCGGGCACTGTGCTGGAGGCGAAACTCGACAAGGGACGCGGGCCGGTCGCGACCGTCCTCGTCCAGGACGGGACGCTGCGGGTCGGCGACATGATCATCGCCGGCACCATCGTCGGCAAGATCCGCGCGCTCATCGACGACCGCGGCAAGCCGATCAAGCTGGCGCCGCCGGCGACACCGGTGGAAGTCCTCGGTCTCGGCGGCCTGCCATCGCCGGGTGACACGTTCCAGGCGCTCGAAGACGCGGCCAAGGCGCGGCAGATCGCGCAGTACCGCCAGATGCAGGCGAAGGACAAGGCGCTCGGCGCCAAGGGCGCCCGCCTGACGCTCGAGTCGCTGCAGCAGCAGATTGCCGAAGGCGGCATGAAGGAGCTGCCGATCATCATCAAGGCCGACGTCCAGGGTTCGTCGGAAGTGCTCGCCGACACCCTCACCAAACTGAGCGACGACCGCGTCAAGATGCGGATCATCCACAGCGGCGTCGGCGCGATCAACGAGTCGGACGTGCTGCTCGCCGCCGCCTCCGGCGCCATCGTCATCGGCTTCAACGTGCGGCCCGATCGCAACGCCGCCGACGTCGCCGACCGCGAGAAGGTCGACATCCGCCTCCACTCGGTCATCTACGCCGTCACCGACGAGATGAAGAAGGCGATGACCGGGCTGCTCGAGCCGACGCTGAAGGAAGTGCGGATCGGCGCCGCCCAGGTACGCGAGACCTTCAAGGTGCCGAAGTTCGGCACGATCGCCGGCTGCATGGTCACCGACGGCACCATCAAGCGCTCCGGCGACACCAGCGCACGGCTGCTGCGCGACAATGTGGTCATCTACGAAGGCAAGATCGGTTCGCTGCGCCGTTTCAAGGACGACGTCTCGGAGGTCAAGGCCGGCTTCGAGTGCGGCATCGGCTTCGAGAAGTACAACGACATCAAGACCGGCGACGTCATCGAAGCGTTCGTGGTGGAGCGGGTAGCGGCGACGGCGTAG